From one Culex quinquefasciatus strain JHB chromosome 3, VPISU_Cqui_1.0_pri_paternal, whole genome shotgun sequence genomic stretch:
- the LOC6038260 gene encoding hepatoma-derived growth factor-related protein 2 isoform X1 — translation MNNSYGNIVYSGQIGETPELQGQVEQHPHQAINNHHYQQPQQHQYQQDTHNGLKEGYSQERESIIASNTHAQGAAAYQEPEQVKSATMESTDEVKNHDGEEEIEENHLEEEHLDPEEPENEDGKAEAEDQTEETKENDATDAKADDENGDAKEAEEDAKDKPDGEEDDKKAVKTESKIDDDDKPLKTRRREGGEPADLEICRVCTSKDTLSDIFEFDNDMRISDIILKLCPAVRITERDHLPHKICKGCVEKVKIAHEFRITCENTDKELRKTLKRSYNKSRRTTDFVIVNCPMSDGEDDDDEPQDDDEYKVSQSEVESEPVTSDDSFEPSRTKIKKTPKRRGRRPKNESSGAGSEEVVVKRKRGRQPGYSPKTGMISNTPKRGPGRPPGRPGRPPKSASKSPGLANVVYIEAPDGSSSESDDDKPIRPRKTHDCNKCDETFKTGVELKEHLLTHKGDLFPCTKCDKTFKSKVYLSNHLERHDQDDKKREEKMKAKQAKKEAKRQAELTKRPYNKHSSGGSAEKRKKMEPSPANSGRDLFKCVAPLTSTYWSDSFSD, via the coding sequence ATGAACAATTCTTATGGAAACATTGTGTACAGTGGTCAAATAGGTGAAACTCCCGAACTGCAAGGTCAAGTCGAACAACACCCGCATCAAGCTATTAACAATCATCATTATCAGCAGCCGCAGCAGCACCAGTATCAACAGGATACGCACAACGGTCTGAAGGAAGGCTATAGCCAGGAGAGGGAAAGCATCATCGCGAGCAACACTCACGCGCAAGGTGCAGCAGCATACCAGGAGCCGGAGCAGGTGAAGTCAGCAACGATGGAGAGTACGGACGAGGTGAAGAATCACGACGGTGAGGAGGAGATTGAGGAAAACCATCTCGAGGAGGAGCATTTGGACCCGGAAGAGCCGGAAAACGAAGACGGAAAGGCGGAAGCTGAAGATCAAACCGAAGAGACGAAAGAGAACGACGCGACGGATGCGAAAGCGGACGATGAAAACGGCGACGCCAAGGAAGCGGAAGAGGACGCAAAAGACAAACCGGATGGTGAGGAAGACGACAAGAAGGCAGTCAAAACTGAGTCCAAAATTGATGACGACGATAAGCCGCTGAAAACTCGGCGCCGAGAGGGAGGAGAACCAGCAGATTTGGAAATTTGTCGAGTGTGCACATCGAAGGATACGCTGTCGGATATTTTCGAGTTTGATAACGACATGAGAATAAGTGACATAATCCTCAAGCTATGCCCGGCCGTTCGGATAACTGAGCGAGATCACCTGCCGCACAAGATTTGCAAAGGATGTGTGGAAAAGGTCAAGATCGCGCACGAGTTCAGAATCACCTGCGAAAACACCGACAAGGAACTGCGGAAAACACTCAAGCGTAGCTACAACAAGTCTCGCCGGACGACAGACTTTGTCATCGTGAACTGCCCCATGTCGGACggggaggacgacgacgacgaaccgCAGGACGATGACGAGTACAAGGTGTCCCAGTCGGAAGTCGAGTCCGAACCGGTCACGTCGGATGACAGCTTCGAACCGTCgagaacaaaaatcaaaaagaccCCCAAGAGACGCGGCCGCCGTCCGAAAAACGAATCCAGCGGTGCCGGCTCGGAAGAAGTGGTGGTCAAACGAAAGCGCGGTCGACAGCCCGGATATTCACCGAAAACTGGAATGATCAGCAACACCCCCAAGCGCGGCCCAGGTCGTCCTCCGGGCCGTCCTGGACGTCCACCAAAGTCCGCGTCCAAATCTCCCGGACTGGCCAACGTGGTGTACATCGAAGCTCCTGACGGCAGCTCGTCCGAAAGTGACGACGATAAACCGATCAGACCCCGCAAAACCCACGACTGCAACAAGTGCGACGAAACGTTCAAGACCGGCGTCGAGCTGAAGGAACATCTCCTTACTCACAAGGGCGATCTCTTCCCGTGCACCAAGTGCGACAAAACGTTCAAGTCGAAGGTCTACCTGTCGAACCACCTGGAACGCCACGACCAGGACGACAAAAAGCGCGAGGAGAAGATGAAGGCGAAACAGGCGAAAAAAGAAGCCAAGCGGCAAGCGGAACTCACCAAGCGACCGTACAACAAGCACTCGTCCGGCGGAAGTGCCGAGAAGAGAAAGAAAATGGAACCCTCGCCGGCCAACAGCGGGCGCGATCTGTTCAAGTGTGTCGCGCCGCTAACCTCCACCTACTGGAGCGATAGCTTCTCCGATTAA
- the LOC6038260 gene encoding hepatoma-derived growth factor-related protein 2 isoform X2 — translation MESTDEVKNHDGEEEIEENHLEEEHLDPEEPENEDGKAEAEDQTEETKENDATDAKADDENGDAKEAEEDAKDKPDGEEDDKKAVKTESKIDDDDKPLKTRRREGGEPADLEICRVCTSKDTLSDIFEFDNDMRISDIILKLCPAVRITERDHLPHKICKGCVEKVKIAHEFRITCENTDKELRKTLKRSYNKSRRTTDFVIVNCPMSDGEDDDDEPQDDDEYKVSQSEVESEPVTSDDSFEPSRTKIKKTPKRRGRRPKNESSGAGSEEVVVKRKRGRQPGYSPKTGMISNTPKRGPGRPPGRPGRPPKSASKSPGLANVVYIEAPDGSSSESDDDKPIRPRKTHDCNKCDETFKTGVELKEHLLTHKGDLFPCTKCDKTFKSKVYLSNHLERHDQDDKKREEKMKAKQAKKEAKRQAELTKRPYNKHSSGGSAEKRKKMEPSPANSGRDLFKCVAPLTSTYWSDSFSD, via the coding sequence ATGGAGAGTACGGACGAGGTGAAGAATCACGACGGTGAGGAGGAGATTGAGGAAAACCATCTCGAGGAGGAGCATTTGGACCCGGAAGAGCCGGAAAACGAAGACGGAAAGGCGGAAGCTGAAGATCAAACCGAAGAGACGAAAGAGAACGACGCGACGGATGCGAAAGCGGACGATGAAAACGGCGACGCCAAGGAAGCGGAAGAGGACGCAAAAGACAAACCGGATGGTGAGGAAGACGACAAGAAGGCAGTCAAAACTGAGTCCAAAATTGATGACGACGATAAGCCGCTGAAAACTCGGCGCCGAGAGGGAGGAGAACCAGCAGATTTGGAAATTTGTCGAGTGTGCACATCGAAGGATACGCTGTCGGATATTTTCGAGTTTGATAACGACATGAGAATAAGTGACATAATCCTCAAGCTATGCCCGGCCGTTCGGATAACTGAGCGAGATCACCTGCCGCACAAGATTTGCAAAGGATGTGTGGAAAAGGTCAAGATCGCGCACGAGTTCAGAATCACCTGCGAAAACACCGACAAGGAACTGCGGAAAACACTCAAGCGTAGCTACAACAAGTCTCGCCGGACGACAGACTTTGTCATCGTGAACTGCCCCATGTCGGACggggaggacgacgacgacgaaccgCAGGACGATGACGAGTACAAGGTGTCCCAGTCGGAAGTCGAGTCCGAACCGGTCACGTCGGATGACAGCTTCGAACCGTCgagaacaaaaatcaaaaagaccCCCAAGAGACGCGGCCGCCGTCCGAAAAACGAATCCAGCGGTGCCGGCTCGGAAGAAGTGGTGGTCAAACGAAAGCGCGGTCGACAGCCCGGATATTCACCGAAAACTGGAATGATCAGCAACACCCCCAAGCGCGGCCCAGGTCGTCCTCCGGGCCGTCCTGGACGTCCACCAAAGTCCGCGTCCAAATCTCCCGGACTGGCCAACGTGGTGTACATCGAAGCTCCTGACGGCAGCTCGTCCGAAAGTGACGACGATAAACCGATCAGACCCCGCAAAACCCACGACTGCAACAAGTGCGACGAAACGTTCAAGACCGGCGTCGAGCTGAAGGAACATCTCCTTACTCACAAGGGCGATCTCTTCCCGTGCACCAAGTGCGACAAAACGTTCAAGTCGAAGGTCTACCTGTCGAACCACCTGGAACGCCACGACCAGGACGACAAAAAGCGCGAGGAGAAGATGAAGGCGAAACAGGCGAAAAAAGAAGCCAAGCGGCAAGCGGAACTCACCAAGCGACCGTACAACAAGCACTCGTCCGGCGGAAGTGCCGAGAAGAGAAAGAAAATGGAACCCTCGCCGGCCAACAGCGGGCGCGATCTGTTCAAGTGTGTCGCGCCGCTAACCTCCACCTACTGGAGCGATAGCTTCTCCGATTAA